In Methanosarcina siciliae T4/M, one genomic interval encodes:
- the mmp3 gene encoding methyl-coenzyme M reductase-associated protein Mmp3: protein MQITSNEISVEVNGQSYTLPAGSTLGDALKVSRAPYIAGTAVGIIKKAAEKRTEEITEYAIKTPRGELKIELKDPDSSSGKLWAEHYKEYEGKNIHWASPEALAFGPFEADIKPLHEAGSFEAFDVVFGAGGFDPNNTHLILSRKRHVAEYGTPEDGVFATVVTGRNLIFRLSREDSILSIEPIIEWEQLAEKTCTTDLSTILEDEDSVFTYFEVELSRNSPKGAEHFYALTREGTLSVDVTTSSFISDDTLREESVPYENFEPRKEGAISVRTVGYGTGRTYLSREERPSSLVHSIVGQVTKGIELIKLAEKGQKLSVESLPPQIVLLGHSFEEVEPVLSAIGVELVKEGYRGENAVIVKQDPPTTLEILGGAKVTAYGVPREKLIKVELYPEEAPKSVDFFRHSLELKTKPVGKLPVYMIYDNTYLFKTEKEAVKYKEVLPENTPAGRVLAGEIGITNQAAKRMGTIGVRLTDDDLFGPTGEKFSSTNIIGRIIDPEKLIGIEEGDAIYVSEVVRRKTDEQETGNPDN, encoded by the coding sequence GTGCAGATTACGAGTAATGAGATCAGCGTAGAGGTGAATGGGCAAAGTTACACTTTGCCCGCAGGCTCTACCCTTGGAGACGCCCTTAAAGTTTCCAGAGCCCCCTACATAGCCGGCACAGCAGTTGGAATCATTAAAAAAGCTGCCGAGAAGAGAACGGAAGAAATCACTGAATACGCTATCAAGACGCCCAGAGGGGAACTGAAGATAGAACTCAAAGATCCAGACTCCTCCTCCGGAAAACTATGGGCTGAACATTATAAAGAGTATGAAGGTAAAAATATCCACTGGGCAAGTCCCGAAGCTCTGGCTTTCGGACCTTTCGAAGCCGACATAAAGCCTTTGCATGAGGCCGGGAGTTTTGAAGCATTTGATGTTGTGTTCGGAGCAGGAGGATTTGACCCCAATAATACTCATCTGATCCTTTCAAGAAAAAGGCACGTTGCAGAGTATGGAACTCCCGAAGATGGTGTTTTTGCAACAGTTGTAACCGGAAGAAATCTTATTTTCAGGCTTTCAAGAGAAGACTCAATCCTGAGTATAGAACCTATTATAGAGTGGGAACAACTTGCAGAAAAGACATGCACCACCGACCTTTCGACTATCCTTGAAGATGAAGACAGCGTATTTACTTATTTTGAGGTCGAGCTTTCCAGAAACTCTCCCAAAGGAGCTGAGCATTTCTATGCACTGACTCGCGAGGGAACCCTTTCCGTAGATGTGACAACCAGTTCTTTTATTTCGGATGATACCCTGAGAGAAGAATCTGTTCCTTACGAAAACTTTGAGCCGAGGAAAGAAGGTGCTATTTCTGTAAGGACCGTCGGGTACGGGACAGGCAGGACATATCTCTCCAGAGAAGAACGACCTTCCAGCCTTGTGCATTCTATCGTTGGGCAGGTAACAAAAGGTATCGAACTTATCAAACTTGCAGAAAAGGGACAGAAGTTGTCAGTAGAAAGCCTTCCTCCCCAGATAGTTCTGCTGGGTCACAGTTTTGAAGAGGTCGAACCCGTACTTTCCGCCATAGGGGTGGAACTGGTAAAGGAAGGGTACAGAGGAGAAAATGCAGTAATCGTAAAGCAGGACCCTCCAACAACCCTTGAAATTCTGGGAGGGGCTAAAGTGACCGCTTACGGGGTTCCCAGGGAAAAACTCATCAAGGTCGAGCTTTACCCTGAGGAAGCTCCAAAATCCGTAGATTTTTTCCGCCATTCTCTCGAACTCAAGACAAAACCCGTTGGAAAACTGCCTGTCTATATGATATACGATAACACTTACCTCTTCAAGACCGAAAAAGAAGCTGTGAAATACAAAGAAGTCCTCCCTGAAAACACGCCTGCCGGCAGGGTCCTTGCAGGGGAAATTGGGATCACAAATCAGGCCGCAAAGAGGATGGGAACCATAGGAGTGAGGCTTACAGACGACGACCTTTTTGGCCCTACCGGAGAGAAGTTTTCCTCAACGAATATTATCGGGCGGATAATCGATCCCGAAAAGCTCATTGGCATCGAAGAAGGAGATGCGATATATGTAAGTGAAGTAGTGCGCAGGAAAACTGATGAGCAGGAAACCGGGAACCCGGATAATTGA
- the atwA gene encoding methyl coenzyme M reductase system, component A2: MPVFIEVKNLTVDFDGLKALKNVNLSINEGEVVGILGKSGSGKTILMHVLRGTESFENISGEVIYHLARCEKCGYIERPSKIGQKCPVCGEMLEEFEADFIKLSLYDPIRKDIAKRIAIMLQRTFALYGDERVLVNVINPLNEIGYKGEDAMKKAVELLEEVNLSHRMMHVARELSGGEKQRVVLARQLVRNPLLLLADEPTGTLDPMTAKLVHEAIINAVKNYNMSMVLTSHWPEVIEKLADKAILLENGEVVQEGDPLEVSAIFMQSVSMVRQEKNVLVGEPIIRVRELSKRYISVDRGVVRAVDKISFDVKEGEIFGLVGISGAGKTTTSKILMGILPPTSGEVEVRVGDEWVDMTKLGVDNKGRATKYMGFLHQEYGLYTHSSVIDNLTESISLDLPFELGVRKAIITLKAAGFEEDKAKSILSKMTDEMSEGERHRIALAQVLIKEPRIVIMDEPTGTMDPITKVAVTNSILKAREEIGETFVVVSHDMDFVNEICDRVALMRDGKIVEIGKPDSVLAQLTEEERLKAAEEI, from the coding sequence ATGCCAGTATTTATTGAAGTTAAAAACCTAACTGTAGACTTTGACGGTCTCAAAGCCCTGAAAAATGTAAATTTAAGTATCAACGAAGGGGAAGTCGTTGGAATTCTGGGAAAAAGCGGATCAGGGAAAACAATCCTGATGCATGTGTTACGCGGGACCGAATCTTTTGAGAATATCTCAGGCGAAGTGATCTATCATCTGGCCCGCTGTGAGAAGTGTGGGTATATAGAGCGTCCAAGCAAAATCGGCCAGAAATGTCCGGTCTGTGGTGAGATGCTTGAGGAATTCGAAGCTGATTTTATAAAACTTTCACTTTACGACCCGATAAGAAAGGATATTGCCAAGCGCATTGCAATCATGCTCCAGAGGACTTTTGCCCTTTACGGGGATGAAAGAGTTCTGGTAAACGTCATAAACCCCCTGAATGAAATCGGGTATAAGGGAGAAGACGCCATGAAAAAGGCGGTTGAACTCCTCGAGGAGGTAAACCTGAGTCACCGTATGATGCACGTGGCAAGGGAACTTTCCGGTGGAGAAAAACAGAGGGTTGTGCTTGCAAGACAGCTCGTAAGAAACCCCCTCCTTCTATTAGCTGACGAGCCTACGGGTACCCTTGACCCCATGACCGCAAAACTGGTTCACGAAGCCATTATAAACGCTGTTAAGAACTACAACATGAGCATGGTCCTGACTTCCCACTGGCCTGAAGTAATCGAGAAACTGGCAGATAAGGCAATCCTGCTTGAAAATGGAGAAGTTGTTCAGGAAGGTGATCCGCTTGAGGTTTCTGCGATTTTTATGCAAAGTGTATCCATGGTTAGACAGGAAAAGAACGTTCTGGTAGGAGAACCTATTATCCGTGTAAGGGAACTCTCAAAGCGCTATATCTCAGTAGACCGGGGCGTGGTTAGAGCTGTCGACAAAATCTCTTTTGATGTGAAAGAAGGAGAGATTTTCGGGCTTGTAGGGATAAGCGGAGCAGGCAAAACCACAACCTCAAAAATCCTTATGGGAATTTTGCCCCCTACCTCAGGAGAAGTTGAAGTCCGTGTCGGAGACGAATGGGTGGATATGACAAAATTAGGGGTTGATAATAAAGGCAGAGCAACGAAATACATGGGATTCCTGCACCAGGAATACGGGCTTTATACCCATAGCTCTGTAATAGACAACCTTACGGAATCCATCAGTCTTGACCTCCCGTTTGAACTCGGAGTCAGAAAAGCCATCATTACTCTCAAGGCCGCAGGTTTTGAAGAAGATAAAGCAAAATCCATTCTGTCCAAAATGACCGATGAGATGAGTGAAGGTGAGAGGCATAGAATTGCACTTGCACAGGTTCTGATCAAAGAACCAAGGATAGTCATTATGGACGAACCTACCGGGACCATGGATCCAATTACCAAGGTGGCGGTTACAAACTCCATTCTGAAAGCCAGAGAAGAGATCGGAGAAACCTTTGTTGTCGTTTCTCATGACATGGATTTTGTAAATGAGATATGCGACCGTGTTGCCCTCATGCGTGACGGAAAGATTGTGGAAATAGGCAAACCCGATTCCGTACTTGCTCAACTCACGGAAGAAGAAAGGCTCAAGGCTGCAGAAGAAATATAA
- a CDS encoding presenilin family intramembrane aspartyl protease PSH → MSSSEHSLKDYLPILSMAGLILIVQILALLLSMPMEINDMQAFEDPTQVSNSIYYIGMILVFTLLVLIAIKKNMKWVISLFIYLAIVSTLYYVFFALFTMIPALAGLENITSLLLSTGLTVLLYKYPEWYVIDLLGICIAGGVSALIGISLSIVPVVVLLILLAIYDAISVYKTKHMIAMAEGVMDLKLPILFIIPKHSNYSFITESFDEGEKREAFFMGLGDAVMPTLLVVSANVFLENGGLSYPVLGAMIGTLVGHIFLSVLVMRGKPQAGLPFLNSGAIIGFFIGVLLSGASIF, encoded by the coding sequence TTGAGTTCAAGCGAACATTCACTTAAAGATTATTTGCCGATTCTCTCCATGGCAGGGTTAATCCTGATCGTACAGATTCTAGCCCTTCTCCTATCAATGCCAATGGAGATCAATGATATGCAGGCTTTTGAAGATCCGACACAGGTCTCCAATTCGATTTATTATATCGGGATGATCCTTGTTTTTACACTTCTGGTCCTGATAGCGATAAAGAAAAATATGAAATGGGTTATCAGCCTATTCATATACCTCGCCATAGTCAGTACTCTGTACTATGTATTTTTCGCGCTGTTTACCATGATCCCTGCCCTCGCAGGGCTTGAAAACATAACTTCACTCCTGCTTTCTACGGGGCTGACGGTACTGCTTTACAAATACCCTGAATGGTATGTTATCGATCTTCTGGGAATCTGCATAGCAGGCGGGGTCAGTGCCCTGATCGGAATTTCCCTTTCCATTGTTCCGGTAGTTGTCCTTCTGATCTTGCTTGCGATTTATGATGCCATCTCAGTGTATAAGACAAAACACATGATAGCCATGGCTGAAGGGGTCATGGACCTCAAACTGCCTATTCTTTTCATAATCCCTAAGCACTCAAACTATTCCTTCATCACGGAAAGTTTTGACGAAGGGGAAAAACGTGAAGCCTTTTTCATGGGTCTCGGAGACGCCGTCATGCCCACTCTGCTCGTAGTTTCCGCAAATGTATTCCTCGAAAACGGAGGATTATCCTACCCTGTACTCGGGGCAATGATCGGAACTCTTGTAGGGCACATCTTCCTGTCCGTCCTGGTAATGAGGGGCAAACCCCAGGCAGGGCTTCCATTCCTGAATTCCGGAGCAATTATCGGGTTTTTTATCGGGGTCCTGCTCTCTGGAGCCTCAATCTTTTAA
- a CDS encoding clostripain-related cysteine peptidase yields MEGELQKAKVAAIIFMIILFLLLSGGCLEEETDIENPGGGTEIKSNHSTEYEGDFPKRQLSTFVAVYMVGSDLESSNGYASKDIFEIIDGASTLNRNETEVLVAYGGAAVEGWEGMTIAELEDLRKDSEDEVIGNEEIHRKKYPHANMGDAAGLETFLSYIRENYESESILLIFWDHGDAYRGLCFDENNGYDRLELPELSDALEASGMHFDLIGFDACLMSTLELARAVEPSADYMLSSESIEPTHGWDYVAFIGYVSESPEASAEETGKVIIDSYLDNPSHVPPRTLSLLDLSKTEEVLQNVDWLAEEMGTSFSNSKGYCGLGASITKARKFGVEPKKGSEISMDLKSFALRIGEEMPELTDRSDDLIKSLEDFVIYSRQDGTMPEAYGVSVYSPQTLDSYSTYYGRVSISETWSEFLDGYAMKTCADFTEPGISKSGDTFSVEDDSGLASVDQVYFIASPEGPVLIGKMPLTCSGGTNYSLPPWGGEWIFIENSKTGKSSLIYAVCGGESENGDRIFDTELGLQRDGEFRSCLTQLYLDTLNGTVRAYMNPYEVLDDGNILFSKEVLEPEPGDIITAYAPVYGEAGIKYWTTLGRLKMDENTAFVYDFLPERTYYTALHAEDYRLNVNMSEPKEIILE; encoded by the coding sequence TTGGAAGGGGAACTCCAGAAAGCAAAAGTTGCTGCAATTATTTTTATGATCATTCTTTTTTTACTACTTAGCGGAGGCTGTTTGGAAGAAGAAACAGATATTGAAAACCCCGGCGGCGGGACTGAAATCAAAAGTAACCATTCTACAGAATATGAAGGCGATTTTCCAAAACGTCAGTTATCTACTTTTGTTGCGGTCTATATGGTCGGGAGTGACCTTGAGTCTTCAAACGGATATGCCAGCAAGGACATCTTTGAAATTATTGATGGGGCATCCACGCTGAACAGAAACGAGACTGAAGTTCTCGTGGCTTACGGAGGGGCTGCTGTGGAGGGATGGGAAGGTATGACGATCGCAGAGCTTGAAGACCTCAGAAAGGACAGCGAGGACGAAGTCATAGGCAATGAAGAAATCCACAGGAAGAAATATCCCCATGCAAACATGGGAGATGCCGCAGGACTTGAAACCTTTCTTTCGTATATCCGGGAAAACTACGAGAGTGAAAGCATCCTGCTTATTTTCTGGGACCACGGAGACGCTTACAGAGGACTTTGTTTTGACGAAAATAACGGGTATGACAGGCTGGAGCTGCCTGAACTGAGCGATGCCCTTGAAGCCTCAGGGATGCATTTTGACCTTATCGGCTTTGATGCCTGCCTCATGTCCACTCTTGAGCTTGCAAGAGCAGTTGAACCTTCTGCTGATTACATGCTCTCCTCCGAGTCAATAGAACCCACCCACGGCTGGGACTATGTTGCTTTCATCGGATACGTCTCAGAGTCTCCCGAAGCCTCTGCAGAAGAAACAGGCAAGGTTATCATTGATAGTTATCTGGATAACCCCTCGCATGTGCCCCCAAGAACCCTTTCTCTCCTTGACCTTTCCAAAACCGAAGAGGTACTGCAGAATGTAGATTGGCTTGCAGAGGAGATGGGAACAAGCTTTTCAAACTCAAAAGGGTATTGCGGGCTTGGGGCATCCATTACAAAAGCCCGAAAGTTCGGGGTCGAGCCAAAGAAAGGCTCGGAAATCTCAATGGACCTGAAGAGTTTTGCCCTGAGAATCGGGGAGGAAATGCCGGAACTTACAGACAGGTCCGATGACCTCATAAAATCACTTGAAGATTTTGTTATTTACTCCAGGCAGGACGGTACAATGCCTGAAGCGTATGGAGTTTCCGTATATTCTCCCCAGACACTGGATAGCTACTCCACTTATTACGGCAGGGTTTCCATTTCAGAAACATGGTCGGAATTCCTTGACGGTTATGCCATGAAAACCTGTGCGGACTTTACCGAACCCGGCATTTCAAAATCCGGAGATACCTTTTCAGTAGAAGACGATTCCGGGCTGGCTTCGGTAGACCAGGTGTATTTTATAGCTTCCCCTGAAGGTCCGGTTCTCATAGGAAAAATGCCCCTTACCTGTTCAGGAGGCACAAACTACAGCCTTCCCCCCTGGGGAGGGGAATGGATTTTTATAGAGAACTCCAAAACGGGGAAAAGCTCTCTTATTTATGCGGTCTGCGGAGGAGAAAGCGAGAACGGAGACAGAATATTTGATACCGAACTGGGACTTCAAAGAGACGGGGAGTTCAGATCCTGTCTTACTCAGCTTTACCTGGATACTCTCAACGGGACTGTCAGAGCTTATATGAATCCCTACGAAGTCCTTGACGACGGAAACATCCTGTTCTCAAAAGAAGTGCTTGAACCCGAACCCGGAGATATTATCACTGCATACGCCCCGGTCTACGGAGAAGCCGGCATTAAGTACTGGACAACGCTTGGAAGGCTTAAGATGGATGAAAATACAGCTTTTGTCTACGACTTTCTACCTGAGAGGACCTATTATACCGCACTCCATGCAGAAGATTACCGCCTTAACGTCAATATGAGCGAACCTAAGGAGATTATCCTGGAATAA
- a CDS encoding methanogenesis marker 5 protein produces the protein MAKVFIYPVNSLILADLVERFGHKPLTMMNQVREKVTNISLDSPPINITPEDPKIGLRYAAVEVPPGVRGRMALIGPLLEETEAAIIVENPPTNFGCVGCNRTNELMKYLVRSKEVPILEVRYPESNEDARDFVSKIAVFLKSLPSKNTGEDEKVEEIESVGEEGEK, from the coding sequence TTGGCAAAGGTTTTCATTTATCCTGTAAACAGTCTTATCCTGGCTGACCTGGTCGAGCGTTTCGGGCACAAACCCCTTACAATGATGAATCAGGTACGAGAAAAAGTTACAAACATCAGCCTTGATTCGCCCCCTATTAATATCACTCCCGAAGACCCTAAAATAGGGCTTCGATATGCAGCAGTTGAAGTCCCTCCTGGAGTAAGAGGCAGGATGGCCCTAATAGGCCCCCTTCTTGAGGAAACTGAAGCTGCAATAATAGTTGAAAACCCACCTACAAACTTCGGCTGCGTGGGTTGTAACCGTACAAACGAACTGATGAAATATCTGGTTCGCTCAAAAGAGGTCCCGATTCTGGAAGTCAGGTATCCGGAATCGAATGAGGATGCTCGGGATTTCGTAAGCAAAATCGCAGTGTTTCTTAAGTCCCTGCCCTCAAAAAATACCGGAGAAGACGAAAAGGTGGAAGAAATAGAGTCCGTAGGAGAGGAGGGTGAAAAATGA
- a CDS encoding HAD family hydrolase, giving the protein MAKRIAVVFDSAGTLLHMYRVAKEPSTGDILENIESTAIVARKNGCGLVALNTEKEIILSSRRDMFLFEFIKKHGVSIGISCSKGKFTPEVAFEVIRGSSLLMGDVHDVLEAVTIRCPDSIYFAAGLIVDSKARRIPYVLSTGGQVFSKTSQTIQLLHAMEVDMYIASGDRMSSLEQLAEFINIPPERVFAFADPFMKEKVVFELKSRYEKVVMVGDGINDILALRAADIGIMTVQQGDKRPEELRDAADVVLKDIIKVVDVVKGLQ; this is encoded by the coding sequence ATGGCCAAACGAATCGCAGTGGTCTTTGACAGTGCCGGTACTCTTCTCCACATGTACAGAGTTGCAAAAGAGCCAAGCACCGGGGACATTCTTGAAAACATAGAGAGCACTGCCATTGTAGCGAGAAAAAACGGTTGCGGCCTGGTAGCTCTCAATACCGAAAAAGAAATAATCCTTAGCTCCAGAAGAGATATGTTTTTATTTGAGTTTATAAAGAAACATGGAGTTTCAATAGGTATCAGCTGTTCAAAAGGAAAGTTTACTCCGGAAGTTGCCTTTGAGGTTATAAGAGGTTCTTCTCTCCTGATGGGGGATGTGCATGATGTGCTTGAGGCAGTTACAATCCGCTGCCCTGACAGCATTTATTTTGCGGCAGGTCTGATCGTGGATTCAAAAGCAAGAAGAATTCCCTACGTGCTCAGCACGGGAGGGCAGGTCTTCAGTAAGACATCTCAGACCATCCAGTTGCTCCATGCTATGGAGGTGGACATGTACATAGCATCCGGGGACAGAATGTCTTCTCTTGAGCAACTTGCAGAATTCATAAACATCCCTCCGGAAAGAGTCTTTGCCTTTGCAGATCCTTTTATGAAGGAGAAAGTTGTGTTTGAACTTAAAAGCAGGTATGAGAAAGTAGTTATGGTAGGGGATGGAATTAACGATATCCTGGCTCTCAGGGCAGCAGACATAGGAATTATGACCGTCCAGCAGGGAGATAAAAGGCCCGAGGAACTAAGGGACGCAGCGGATGTGGTGCTCAAGGATATAATAAAAGTTGTGGATGTGGTAAAAGGATTGCAATAA
- a CDS encoding methanogenesis marker 17 protein codes for MESLETFVVESAIESEQEFYRKIIEDNLASLKLVPAIGRIKVVLRPEDSLFQMAIILRDVGTRVTTIDIADVEAKPIAGEVMISIKKEQYIPELLGKLWERYGKANISQPDRWTVSVSTDNPAEEAAFLKEMMVADPRHRLHENLVEFAIRATPEGFRVRYHLYKGNRFVFVASEEALKHEWIEEAGAMLEELTKGGKE; via the coding sequence ATGGAGTCGCTTGAGACCTTTGTTGTCGAGTCAGCAATTGAGTCGGAGCAGGAGTTTTACAGGAAGATTATCGAGGACAACCTTGCAAGTCTCAAGCTTGTCCCTGCAATCGGACGGATCAAGGTAGTGTTGAGACCTGAAGATTCTCTTTTCCAGATGGCAATTATCCTCAGAGATGTTGGTACCAGGGTTACGACAATCGATATTGCTGATGTGGAAGCAAAACCTATCGCCGGGGAAGTAATGATTTCTATCAAAAAAGAGCAGTATATCCCGGAACTGCTCGGAAAACTCTGGGAACGCTACGGAAAAGCGAATATCAGCCAGCCGGACCGCTGGACAGTATCCGTAAGTACGGATAATCCGGCAGAAGAGGCGGCTTTTCTTAAGGAAATGATGGTTGCAGATCCCAGACACAGGCTTCACGAAAACCTTGTGGAGTTTGCGATCCGGGCTACTCCGGAGGGTTTCAGGGTTCGCTATCATCTCTATAAAGGTAACAGGTTTGTTTTTGTGGCATCCGAGGAAGCATTGAAACATGAATGGATCGAAGAAGCGGGAGCAATGCTCGAAGAACTGACTAAAGGAGGGAAAGAGTAA
- a CDS encoding methanogenesis marker 7 protein, which translates to MVVLLPYLYTGGVHKHGLLIELMEDLGGYIIQKVVTGTEVNLIMLIPEKDLDIVKELAGELLGILIEAPLTGVEIAVVSPTLASHHLPHSACDVAEYLRHPGANTNMIGLARGMGRRVSLSMDYERKLINEHDIAVFSFGSFSDCITKKKPKLFEGIEIPIVATGGPTELKTEDVPGADLYVGNIGRVSHRLRRTEEIEALDKLNEGVSKIASDIRKQQAKDPLAVLPARVMKEIENQIPEIQRVLSPAPLTLQLNGLRVKLPYDEFHEKVEKLEFDEGVVLSELANITRSKMKNYILIKIKSKSDVGFAI; encoded by the coding sequence ATGGTTGTACTTCTACCCTATCTTTATACCGGCGGGGTCCATAAGCACGGGCTTTTGATCGAACTGATGGAAGACCTTGGAGGCTACATAATTCAGAAAGTAGTTACAGGGACCGAAGTCAATCTTATAATGCTTATCCCTGAAAAAGACCTTGATATTGTAAAAGAACTCGCTGGTGAATTGCTTGGAATCCTGATCGAAGCCCCTCTTACAGGGGTGGAGATTGCAGTTGTCTCCCCCACGCTTGCTTCCCACCATCTCCCTCATTCGGCCTGTGATGTGGCAGAATACCTCCGCCACCCCGGAGCCAATACCAATATGATAGGGCTCGCCAGGGGAATGGGGCGCAGGGTTTCTCTCTCCATGGACTACGAAAGAAAACTCATCAACGAACACGATATTGCGGTTTTCTCCTTCGGGTCTTTCAGTGATTGTATTACGAAAAAGAAGCCGAAACTCTTTGAAGGCATTGAGATCCCAATAGTGGCTACCGGAGGGCCTACCGAATTAAAAACCGAAGATGTTCCCGGGGCAGACCTCTACGTTGGAAATATCGGGAGGGTCTCTCACAGGTTAAGACGAACCGAGGAGATTGAAGCCCTTGATAAACTCAACGAAGGGGTTTCAAAGATTGCTTCGGATATTCGCAAGCAGCAGGCAAAAGACCCTCTTGCGGTGCTTCCTGCTCGAGTTATGAAGGAAATCGAAAACCAGATCCCGGAAATCCAGAGAGTCCTCTCTCCTGCTCCTCTCACCCTTCAGCTTAACGGGCTCAGGGTCAAACTTCCATACGATGAATTCCATGAGAAAGTTGAAAAACTGGAGTTTGATGAAGGAGTCGTACTTTCCGAGCTTGCAAATATTACCCGGTCAAAAATGAAAAATTATATATTGATAAAAATCAAATCTAAGTCTGACGTTGGTTTTGCAATTTGA
- a CDS encoding methanogenesis marker 15 protein translates to MSDDDIGIVKIALVSCGSEYSGVQPEFEAAAARVNAKFIYPEIDVASIDTIGKDFGLEVASGDLRLMMARAKAVVEGLTKVDGVFITTCFRCAEGAIVRNEVRRYIHKHSDIPVISYSFTERTSAGTLLTRLEALTTVARRRHLLAREVQTGLTAGIDSGSTTTKAVIMKDNNIIGKGWVPTTKVLESAEQAYSRALEEAGVSREEIQALGTTGYGRFLIGNHFNAQLVQEEITVNSKGAVYLADRQKGSATVIDIGGMDNKAISVEDGIPGMFTMGGICAGASGRFFEMISKRLGVDITELGALAVKGMQENVNMNSYCIVFGIQSLVNSLARGATPEDVAAAACYSVIEQIYEQQLQEVDVKEPLILVGGSSLIEGVPKALGDLLKIDVLVPKNSHLIGAVGAALLASGYVEE, encoded by the coding sequence ATGAGTGACGACGACATCGGAATTGTCAAGATTGCCCTTGTGTCCTGTGGCTCCGAATATTCAGGAGTTCAGCCCGAGTTTGAAGCTGCTGCAGCAAGAGTAAATGCAAAATTCATTTATCCTGAAATCGACGTCGCATCCATAGATACAATAGGCAAGGATTTCGGGCTTGAAGTTGCAAGTGGAGACCTCAGGCTTATGATGGCAAGGGCAAAGGCCGTTGTTGAAGGACTGACAAAAGTAGACGGGGTTTTTATTACTACCTGCTTCCGCTGTGCTGAAGGAGCTATTGTTAGAAACGAGGTCCGAAGATACATCCACAAGCACTCCGATATCCCTGTAATCAGCTATTCATTCACTGAACGGACAAGTGCAGGCACCCTGCTTACCCGGCTTGAAGCCCTCACCACGGTTGCCAGGCGCAGACATCTCCTTGCCAGGGAGGTTCAGACAGGCCTGACTGCCGGAATAGATTCGGGGTCAACAACCACAAAAGCTGTGATCATGAAAGACAATAATATCATAGGTAAAGGCTGGGTGCCCACAACAAAAGTCCTTGAAAGTGCTGAACAAGCTTATTCCAGGGCCCTTGAAGAAGCCGGGGTTTCCAGAGAAGAAATCCAGGCTCTGGGAACTACTGGATACGGGCGTTTCCTTATAGGAAATCATTTCAATGCTCAGCTTGTTCAGGAAGAAATTACTGTCAACTCAAAAGGAGCTGTCTACCTCGCAGACCGGCAAAAAGGGTCTGCAACGGTTATTGATATCGGAGGTATGGACAACAAGGCGATCTCGGTAGAAGACGGAATCCCCGGCATGTTTACGATGGGAGGAATCTGTGCCGGAGCTTCGGGGCGTTTCTTTGAAATGATCTCAAAGCGGCTCGGGGTGGATATTACGGAACTCGGGGCTCTTGCAGTCAAGGGTATGCAGGAAAATGTAAACATGAACAGCTACTGCATAGTATTCGGAATCCAGTCCCTTGTAAACTCCCTTGCCCGGGGGGCTACCCCTGAAGATGTCGCAGCTGCAGCCTGCTACAGTGTGATAGAACAGATCTACGAGCAGCAGCTTCAGGAAGTGGATGTAAAAGAGCCGCTGATCCTGGTAGGTGGTTCTTCCCTTATCGAAGGAGTCCCTAAAGCTCTCGGAGACCTTCTCAAGATTGACGTCCTCGTGCCGAAAAACTCCCACCTGATAGGGGCGGTCGGGGCTGCACTTCTTGCGTCCGGCTATGTGGAGGAGTGA
- a CDS encoding methanogenesis marker 6 protein → MTEIKQNEITKYIVISSDIVLPADATMKIYESEYPVTVKETCFGLIVTGPEKDVLAVVEKIRQLDKNHIFIKDRGFPAGDERRCRATRGGGPRPGFHFLREEVEMLPAIGAALDELDAKGAVNEKHGEKRRLKVSDLEKIIEAELSR, encoded by the coding sequence ATGACAGAAATAAAACAAAATGAGATTACAAAGTACATTGTAATCAGTTCGGATATAGTGCTGCCTGCGGATGCAACTATGAAGATTTACGAGTCAGAGTATCCGGTTACGGTAAAAGAGACTTGCTTTGGACTGATTGTAACAGGCCCGGAAAAGGACGTCCTTGCAGTGGTAGAAAAGATCCGGCAGCTGGATAAAAATCATATTTTTATAAAAGATAGGGGATTCCCCGCAGGTGATGAGAGACGCTGCCGGGCAACCAGGGGTGGTGGTCCTAGACCGGGATTTCATTTCCTGAGGGAAGAAGTTGAGATGCTTCCTGCCATAGGGGCTGCACTTGATGAACTGGACGCTAAGGGGGCCGTAAACGAAAAGCATGGGGAGAAACGCAGGCTTAAAGTCTCGGATCTGGAGAAAATTATCGAAGCGGAACTTTCGAGGTGA